A single window of Flavobacterium sp. 140616W15 DNA harbors:
- a CDS encoding TonB-dependent receptor has translation MKINFQNKHIAFLLLLSSQLTLAQKKDETKKKEETIGTEEVNVVKAYLPTISDAFKVKEIPSLNDDGNAPKETIKYTIFSFPVASTFTPSKGNAQGVDKAKKEHLFTNYATAGVGNYGNLNAELFVAQELGNNDYVAGMFKHQSSQGGIKGIDLNDKFYDTSLDVIYGVKNRDMSWSIDLGYQNQIYNWYGLPVDFGSTLTPQDRGMLLSSISPKHSYNGINLGGNIDFSDGIFTKASMKYSHFSDGLKSSENRFYIKPSFKVEIMDQSINTDVIVDYVGGSFENNYEKTNLQPIKYGFTNFGLSPSFVMQQDDWTLNLGAKLFYSLDNENSNSKILVYPNVTASYKVVGDLMIFYAGAEGNLEQNTYMDFVDQNPFLSPTLNINPTDKQFDVFAGLKGKLANNVSYKVQGSYVNERNKALFKSNNYTEDIANENYAFGNSFQVVYDDMTTMRFYGELKADFSENVSFGINGTFNSYSNDYQSEAWNLPTMKLSTSLDFNVTKQWYAGFNLFYVGERKDEQVNTSLGIDASPITLKSYFDLNAHVGYKYSERLTFYLKANNITNQAYQRWLNYPVQGFQIMAGANYKFDF, from the coding sequence ATGAAAATCAATTTCCAAAATAAACATATCGCTTTTCTTTTACTGCTAAGTTCACAGTTGACTTTGGCACAAAAAAAGGATGAAACAAAAAAGAAAGAAGAAACAATTGGAACCGAAGAAGTAAATGTGGTAAAAGCATATTTGCCTACAATCTCAGATGCTTTTAAGGTAAAAGAAATCCCTTCTTTAAATGATGATGGGAATGCTCCTAAAGAAACGATTAAATATACTATTTTTTCTTTTCCAGTAGCATCGACTTTTACGCCTTCAAAAGGAAATGCTCAAGGAGTAGATAAGGCTAAAAAAGAGCATTTATTTACTAATTATGCAACTGCAGGAGTTGGAAATTATGGTAATTTAAATGCTGAATTATTTGTTGCGCAGGAATTAGGAAACAATGATTATGTAGCAGGAATGTTTAAGCATCAATCATCACAAGGAGGAATAAAAGGAATAGATCTTAATGACAAATTTTATGATACTTCATTAGATGTGATCTATGGAGTAAAAAATAGAGATATGTCCTGGAGTATTGATTTAGGATATCAAAATCAGATTTATAATTGGTATGGGCTGCCAGTCGATTTTGGTTCAACTTTAACTCCGCAGGATCGTGGAATGCTGCTTAGTAGTATAAGTCCAAAGCATTCGTATAATGGAATTAATCTTGGAGGGAATATTGATTTCAGTGATGGGATTTTTACTAAAGCAAGTATGAAATATAGTCACTTTTCGGATGGTTTGAAATCTTCTGAAAATAGATTTTACATAAAGCCGTCTTTTAAAGTAGAGATAATGGATCAATCTATTAATACAGATGTAATTGTAGATTATGTAGGTGGAAGTTTTGAGAATAATTACGAGAAAACAAATTTACAGCCTATAAAATACGGTTTTACAAATTTTGGATTATCACCGAGTTTTGTAATGCAACAAGATGATTGGACGCTGAATTTAGGAGCTAAATTATTTTATAGTTTAGATAATGAAAATAGTAATAGTAAAATTTTAGTGTATCCAAATGTGACTGCTTCGTATAAGGTAGTTGGTGATTTAATGATTTTTTACGCTGGAGCGGAAGGGAATTTAGAGCAAAATACTTATATGGACTTTGTGGATCAAAACCCATTTTTATCTCCAACATTAAATATTAATCCAACAGATAAACAGTTTGATGTTTTTGCGGGTTTAAAAGGAAAATTAGCAAATAATGTAAGTTATAAAGTTCAGGGGTCATATGTAAACGAAAGAAATAAAGCATTGTTTAAAAGCAATAATTATACAGAAGATATAGCTAATGAGAATTATGCTTTTGGAAACTCTTTTCAAGTAGTGTATGATGATATGACAACAATGCGTTTTTATGGAGAGTTAAAAGCCGATTTTTCAGAGAATGTTTCTTTCGGAATCAACGGAACTTTTAATAGTTATAGTAATGATTACCAAAGTGAAGCTTGGAATTTGCCAACAATGAAATTAAGTACAAGTTTAGATTTTAATGTTACTAAACAATGGTATGCAGGTTTTAATTTATTTTATGTAGGAGAAAGAAAAGACGAGCAGGTAAATACTAGCTTAGGAATAGATGCAAGTCCGATTACATTAAAAAGCTATTTCGATTTAAATGCGCATGTAGGGTATAAATACAGCGAAAGATTGACTTTCTATTTAAAAGCAAATAATATTACCAATCAGGCTTACCAAAGATGGTTAAATTACCCAGTTCAAGGTTTTCAGATTATGGCTGGGGCAAACTATAAATTTGATTTTTAA